The Seriola aureovittata isolate HTS-2021-v1 ecotype China chromosome 3, ASM2101889v1, whole genome shotgun sequence genome includes a region encoding these proteins:
- the arfip1 gene encoding arfaptin-1 isoform X3, translating into MAEEFHRSSAAEIPVTSNGDLDQSPETVFQRDAYPSGPGALNLSESCITSSNFASTAEGIIESGPYKGSASLPTSPVAPVAPSSAVASRLARSSSDSQAEKGEMKAQPNSGALVLSDDLKNPAMEKLDLVRKWSINTYKCTRQILSEKLGRGSRTVDLELEAQIEVLRDNKRKYQNVIKLAQTLASQLSQMMQTQRQLGDAFADLSLKSPELHEEFGYNADTQKLLSKNGETLLGAINFFISSVNTLVDKTIEDTMLNIKQYEIARVEYDAYRTDLEELNLGPRDATTMPKIELSQQQFQIHREKYERMRNDVSVKLKFLEENKVKVLHNQLILFHNAIAAYYAGNQQQLEQTLKQFHIKLKMPGGDSPSWLEEH; encoded by the exons ATGGCTGAGGAGTTTCATAGAAGCTCAGCCGCTGAGATTCCAGTCACCAGCAATGGAGACCTGGATCAGAGCCCTGAGACAGTTTTTCAGAGG GACGCTTACCCCAGTGGCCCTGGAGCCCTAAACCTCTCAGAGTCCTGCATCACCTCCAGCAACTTTGCTTCAACAGCAGAGGGCATCATTGAATCAGGACCATACAAAG GGTCAGCAAGCCTGCCCACGTCTCCCGTGGCACCTGTAGCTCCCAGCTCAGCTGTTGCTAGCCGCCTGGCGCGCTCTTCCAGCGATAGTCAGGCTGAGAAAG GCGAAATGAAAGCACAGCCAAACAGTGGAGCGTTGGTCCTATCAGATGACTTAAAGAACCCAGCCATGGAAAAACTGGACCTCGTGAGAAAGTGGAGCATCAACACATATAAA TGTACCAGGCAGATCCTATCGGAGAAGCTGGGTCGGGGCTCGAGGACCGTGGACCTGGAGCTGGAGGCTCAAATTGAAGTCCTGCGTGACAACAAGAGAAAGTACCAGAATGTGATAAAGCTGGCTCAGACGCTGGCCAGTCAGCTGTCCCAGATGATGCAGACGCAGAGGCAGCTGGGCGACGCTTTCGCCGACCTCAGCCTCAAGTCGCCAGAACTCCAT GAGGAGTTTGGTTACAACGCTGACACCCAAAAGCTTTTGTCCAAAAATGGAGAGACACTGCTGGGTGCCATCAACTTCTTCATctccagtgtgaacacacttgTGGACAAAACAATCGAAGACACCATGCTTAATATCAAACAGTATGAAATAgccag GGTGGAGTATGATGCATACCGCACAGATTTGGAGGAGTTGAATCTGGGGCCACGTGACGCCACCACCATGCCCAAGATCGAGCTGTCCCAGCAACAGTTCCAGATCCACCGTGAGAAGTACGAGAGGATGCGCAACGATGTTTCTGTCAAGCTGAAGTTCCTGGAGGAGAACAAG GTGAAGGTATTGCATAACCAGCTGATCCTGTTCCACAATGCCATAGCTGCATACTACGCTGGAAACcaacagcagctggaacagacaCTCAAGCAGTTCCACATCAAGTTGAAAATGCCAGGTGGGGACAGTCCATCTTGGCTGGAAGAGCACTAA